AGTAATTTCATAATGATAGAAAAACCCTCGATAGTCTGAAATACCTAGACCGCTCTCAGGTGTCAAGCTACTGGTCCATGTGCCAGCTTCGCCTTTTTGCATAGCCAGGCGTCCAATGACCTTGTTCTGATCTTCTTTGTCATAGACTACCAAATCGACTTGGTCCGCACTTGGTGACCAGAAAGTTACATCTACTTGTTTGCCCGCTTGAGAAACACGCGCTCCCAAATCACCATCATACTTGTAAATACTATCCTTCAGTTGCCAGTTCATGCTAGTTTTGAATTGATCATTGCCATATTTGATAAGATAAGGTGACTGAGCTTGGTTAAAATCACCTATGAATTTAGCGCTTTTAGTCTTAGGATCCAGAACCACATCTTTAACAGCAACTTCATTGCCATCTTTGTCTGTAATCTTTAAGTTCTTTAAAATGTCCTCTTTTTTAGCATTTTCTAAGGTAGAAAAGCTGGCTTCAATCTCGGCCAATCCTACATGCTGGGCACCCGTCATACGAATATCATTGACAAAGTAAGGGTTGGTATAAACTGTCGGATCCGCATCACGCAAGAAAATCTGGCTGTTTTTCTCCAAATTAGCGAAATTATAATCCTGATTTTGAATCTTCACATCATCTCCTGATTTACTTTCGTCTAGAAGCAAAAAGCCAATCATCTTAGCAGCATCTTTCAAGGGAACATCTACATAGCGACCATATTTGCCAGTCTTTTCAAAATCCACTCCGTCAGGCCAATTCTTGCTTGGATTTTGGACATCTCCCCAGAGCCAGAGCGACTTCTTATCATACTGACCATCTGTACGATAGTAGTTGATCCGTACCATCCCTTTTTTCAAAGGCTCATAAGTATGAGGTTGATAATCCGTATCAAACCAAACCTCATTCATCTGAGGACTGAGTAGCTCGACTGTCTTGTCACCTGTAATATTCTGACCCGCTGTATTATTGATTAGAAGGCTGATCTTGCTTCTTTTCTCAGCCATTTTAACATCAAGATAATAACCATAGTCATCTTCTTTAGCCGTCGCAAAGCTAGTCGCTCCGGTTGGCCAACCTCCCTTTTGGCTAGAAGGCGTCTCGACATCATCCCAAGTCCACAAGCCCAAGCTGTCTAGATTTTGTGAAGGCAAGGTTTTGAAATGAAAGCGAATATTGCCTTCTGCGATAGCATCTTGCGCAGAAGTATCTGATACAACTGGTTGGTTACTTGCCTCTTGCTTCTCTTTTTCAGTGGGAGTAGCAGTTTCCTTTGCATCTTGCCCAGTTGCTTCTGAACCTGCACTAGCTGGAGCTTGATCTGCTTGCACACCAGTAGGCGCAGCCTGATCTGAAGTCCCTGCTCCTGAACTATCTGCCTCTCCAGCTTTTTCTTCATCTGCTGACTTAGGTTGGACTGCCGCATTTGCATCAGAGACTGCTTCTGTTGCTGGACTGCCCGATGTGCTCGCCTCGTCCGCTTGGACTAATTGGGCATTTCCCAGTAGGAAACCTGAGGCAATGACAACAGAGGCTACTCCTACTTTTAAGCGACGGATGCCGAAATAATGACGCTTTTCGCCCATCCGAGACTGTAGGTAATCGTTATTTTTCATAAACAGAAAACTCCTTTATTTTTTCTTATAGAGAACATCTATGCAAACGTTTTCTGTATTTATTATACAGATTCTTTTTGAACTTGTAAAGGCTTTCAAGAAGAGTTTTTTTCACTCAGATATTTCATGCTCTCTGTGCGGATTTTGATGATTCGATAAGCTATTTGCGATTCAAACGACAATTGACAAGCAAAAAGGCCAAGACACTTGTCTTGACCTTCATTTTATTCAACGATAAATTGACTCAAAATCCCGTTGATGAACTTACTGGACTTTTCGTCAGAGAATTGCTTGGAAAGCTCAATGGCTTCGTTGACCGCTACTAGCTGTGGAGTGTCAAACTCCGTAATCTCAAAGATCCCCAGACGCAGGATGTTTTTTTCGACCAGCGTCAGACGATCCACTGTCCAGCCCTTTTTGAGGTGCTGGGCAATTTTCTTGTCCAAGTCGTCCTTGGACTGGATTACACCAGAGACCAGATTGAGCAAGAAGGCTGGAATATCAGCTTCCGCCGCTTTGTCTGCCTCTTCGTCCTTATCATAGGAATAGGCAAAGCGACAAGCTTCTACAAGATCCCCTTCATACTCTAGGCTCATCAGGGCCTGAAAAGCCCGCTGGCGCAGACCTCTTCTGGATTCCAACAGTATATCAATCATTGAGGAAGTCCTCATCAAATAGATCTTTCAAGTCTGGCTTCGGTGCCTTTTCTGGAACAATGCCTGCCACATGGATATTGACAGCAGACAACTCTACCTCAGCCATATCAAAAACAGCGCTTTTTACAGCCTTCTGAATCGCTACTGCAACAGTCGGAACGCTGACACCATATTCCAAATACAGGTAGATATCTACAGTCACATCACCTGTCTCATCGGTATGGAGTGATACTCCGCGACCGAGTGAACGCATAGAAAGACTGTCTGACATACTCTTATTTGCGAAGGAATAAACACCTTCTACCTTTGCCGTTGCAATGGCAATGATTTTTTCCAAAACACGTGGCGCAATGACGATTTCACCTAATTGTTCAGCTGCCATAGTTATTACCTCTTCTATATTATGCGCGAGAAACGTAAGTTCCTTCTGCTGTGTTGATGATTAATTTTTGTCCAACTTCGATGAAGTCTGGTACGTTGACAACAAGACCTGTCTCAAGTGTCGCTGGTTTACCAGATCCGGTAACGGTTGCTCCCTTGATAGATGGCTGAGTATCTGTCACGACCAATTCAACTGTTGTTGGTACTGTCACACCAATCACTTCTGTTCCGTAGAACTGGATTTTCACATCAGAGTTTTCAAGGATGAATTTCAATTCTTCTTCTACATTGGCTACTGGAATTTCATATTGGTCATAAGTCTCAGTATTCATGAAATAAGCAGTGTCATCCATTTGGTACAAGTATTGAGCTGGAACAGTTTCAATAATGGCTTGTTCAAATTTTTCTTCTGGACGGTAGCTGGTATCAAAGGTAGAGCCAGTACGAACATCGCGCAGCTTCATACGCATTATCGTATTTCCCTTACCTGGCTTATGGTGGCTCGCTTCCAAAACGCGGATGAGTTTCCCATCAGCTGTTTCGAAGGTCATTCCAGCTTTCAGCTTACTTGCTTCAATCATTCTATATTACCTCTTTTTAAAATTATATTTCTACTTATTCTATCATAAAGCCTGATAATTCTCAAATAACAATCAACTCTTTCGGCGCAAGAGTTAGGACTTCGCAGCCTGTTTCTGTAATGAGGAGATCGTCTTCGATGCGGACGCCGTATTTGCCGTCCAGATAAATACCCGGCTCATCAGTCAGGACCATACCGGCCTCAATCGGCTCTTCTGACTTGCCAAAGTAAGGAATCTCATGGATGTCCAGGCCGATACCGTGGCCAATCCCGTGGCTAAAGTAAGGACCGTAGCCAGCATCATTAATAATCTGGCGCGGAATCCGGTCAAAATCAATTCGGCTAAGTCCAGCCTTGGCTGCTTCTATCAGGGCTTGATTGCTGCGCAGGACAATATCATAAATCTCCCGTTCCTCATCTGTCACCTGCCCCACATGAACAGTACGCGTCATATCGCTGACATAGTGATTGTAGTAGCAGCCAAAGTCCATGGTCAGGGTTTCACCCTTTTGAATGACCTTGTCACTAGCCACACCATGAGGCATAGCAGAGCGGTAGCCCGAAGCGATGATGAAGTCAAAAGAGGCGCCTGAAGCACCTAGCTGGCGCATACGGGCATCTAAAAAGTTCATAACAGCTAACTCAGTCGTCTCACCAGGCTTGATAAAATCCAGTACATCTAGGAAGGCTTGGTCCGAAATCTGACAGGCCTTACGAATGGTCGCGATTTCTTGCTCATCTTTAATCATGCGCAGATTTTCAATAAAGCCCGTCATGGGAACCAGCTCGTAGGCCGAGAAGACACTTTCCAGCATCTTGAAGTAGGCATAGGAAATCTCGTCATCAAAACCGATTTTTTGCAGCTTGTCGTCCGCAATAATCTTGACAATCTCCCCAATCGCATCGCGCGTTTCGACAATATCAAAACCTTGGACTACTCCCTTGGCAATCAGCGTATAGCGCGCATCTGTCAGGAAAATCCGGCGTGTTTTGCTGATGAAAACCGTCGCTTCTGTCCCGCTGAAACCAGTCAGATAGTAAATATTTTTCAGATTGGTTACTAAAACAGCATCACAGTCTGTCTGAGCCAATGCTGCTTCAAACTTTTCAACTCTTGATAACATGAGCCACCTCCATGAAATAACTAAGCTTATTATATCAAAAAACCAGTCAAATAGGACATTTTTTTGACAAACCGTATCTAGGACTTAGAATCCAACGAGCATTCTCCGACACGAAAAATCCCTGTTTTTAATATCAAACAGAGATTTGATGAATTATTTCACGTGCAGCTTGCCTTTCAAGTACTGGCCGGTATAGCTGGCTGGATTAGCAGCAACTTCTTCCGGTGTACCCGTCGCAATGATCGTGCCGCCACCAACACCGCCCTCTGGTCCTAAGTCGATGATATAGTCAGCTGTCTTGATAACATCCAGATTGTGCTCGATAACGAGTACTGTATTGCCATCGTCCACAAAGCGTGATAACACATGAAGGAGCTTGGCAATGTCTTCAGAATGCAGACCCGTGGTTGGCTCATCCAAGATATAGAAGGACTTGCCAGTCGAGCGCTTGTGAAGTTCGCTGGCCAGCTTCATCCGCTGGGCTTCACCACCTGACAAGGTCGTGGCTGGCTGCCCTAGAGTCACATAGCCTAGTCCCACATCCTTGATTGTCTGGAGTTTGCGGGCAATCTTGGGAATATGCTGGAAGAATTCCACCGCATCATTGACCGTCATGTCCAGAACCTGAGCGATATTCTTCTCCTTGTAGTGAACTTCTAGAGTTTCGCTATTATAGCGGGTGCCGTGGCAGACCTCACAGGCCACGTAGACGTCAGGCAGGAAGTGCATCTCAATCTTGATAATTCCATCACCAGAGCAGGCCTCACAGCGACCGCCCTTGACGTTAAAGCTGAAACGGCCTTTCTTGTAGCCGCGAATCTTGGCTTCGTTGGTCTTGGCAAAAAGATCGCGAATATCGTCAAAGACTCCAGTATAGGTAGCGGGATTAGAGCGCGGTGTCCGACCAATCGGACTTTGGTCAATATCAATCAGTCGATCCACATGCTCAATGCCGCTGATTTTCTTGAACTTACCTGGCTTGGCAGAATTGCGGTTGAGTTTTTGTGCGATGGCCTTTTTAAGGATAGAGTTGACAAGCGTTGACTTACCAGACCCAGAAACTCCCGTCACAGCGATGAATTTTCCCAAGGGGAATCTGGCCGTGATATTCTGCAGATTATTTTCCTGAGCACCAGTCACTTCGATAAAGCGTCCATTGCCTACACGGCGGTCCAATGGTACTGGGATCTCGCGCTTACCTGACAGGTATTGGCCTGTGATGGATTTCTTGCTCTTGGCTACTTGTGGAGGAGTGCCAGCTGCGACGATTTCACCACCGAAAACACCGGCTCCTGGTCCCACATCAATCAGCCAGTCAGCCTCCCGCATGGTGTCCTCATCGTGCTCAACCACGATGAGGGTATTGCCCAGGTCGCGCATCTTCTTGAGGCTGGCAATCAGGCGGTCATTATCACGTTGGTGCAAACCAATAGAGGGCTCATCCAGGATATAGAGGACGCCACTCAAGTTAGAACCAATCTGGGTCGCCAAACGAATCCGCTGACTCTCACCTCCCGATAGAGTCCCAGCCGAGCGAGACAAAGTTAGGTAATTGAGACCAACGTTATTGAGGAAAGTCAGGCGGTCATGAATTTCTTTAAGAATAGGGCGTGCGATAGTAGCTTCATTGTCAGTCAAGCTAAGCTTGTCCAAATGAAGCAAATGATCTGCAATGGACAAGTCTGAAATCTCACCGATATGCAAGCCGTCTTCGCCGCCAACCTTGACAGACAAGGCCTGAGGACTGAGTCGATAACCATGACAAGCTGCACAGGTCAGCTCATTCATATAAGCCCGCATCTGTGTCCGAGTAAAATCACTATTGGTCTCATGGTAGCGGCGGTTGATATTAGTGACAACCCCCTCAAAAGGAATGTCAATATCGCGCACGCCGCCAAATTCATTTTCATAGTGGAAATGGAACTCCCGCCCATCTGAACCAAAGAAAATCAGCTGTTTTTCTTCCTCAGTCAGTTCCTCAAAAGGCTTGTCCATATCAATACCAAAAGCTGCCATGGCCTGCTCCAGCATCTGCGGATAGTAGTTGGAGGAGATGGGATTCCAAGGCGCTAGCGCTCCTTCGCGCAAGGTCTTGCCAGCTTCTGGCACAACCACATCTAGATCCACCTCCAGCTTAACCCCCAGACCATCACAGTCCGGACAGGAGCCAAAAGGCGCATTGAAAGAGAAGAGACGTGGCTCTAGCTCTGGCACTGTAAAGCCACAAACAGGGCAGGCATAGTGTTCAGAAAAGAGCAACTCTTGACCATCCATAGTGTCAATCACCACATAGCCCTCAGCAATCCGCAGAGCAGCTTCGACCGAGTCAAAGAGACGACTACGCACCCCTTCCTTGATGACAATTCTATCTACTACGACCTCAATATCATGCTGCTTGCTCTTAGAAAGCTCTGGCACTTCCGTCACATCGTAAATATCGCCATCCACCCGCACACGGACATAACCGTCCTTCTGAATCTTATCAAAAACGGTCTTATGCTGACCCTTTTTCTTGCGGATGACCGGCGCTAATATCTGCAGCCGCTGACGCTCTGGCAATTCCAAGACCTTGTCAACAATCTGCTCGACAGACGAAGCCTTAATAGCTCCATGACCGTTGATACAGTATGGCGTTCCAACACGAGCATAGAGCAGGCGCAGGTAGTCATTGATTTCAGTGGCAGTTCCTACTGTTGAGCGCGGATTTTTACTAGTCGTCTTCTGGTCGATGGAAATAGCCGGGCTGAGACCATCAATCGAGTCCACATCCGGCTTTTCCATATTGCCCAAAAACTGCCGAGCATAGGCCGACAGACTCTCCACATAGCGGCGCTGCCCCTCAGCATATAGGGTATCAAAAGCCAGACTGGACTTGCCCGAACCGGACAGCCCCGTCACCACGACTAGCTTGTCCCGCGGAATTTCTACATCAATATTTTTTAAATTATGAGCTCGCGCTCCGTGAATCACAATTTTATCTTGCATTTTGACCTCGTTTCACTTATAAACCTTCTCCATTATAACAAATTTTTCTGCAAACTTTTGCCCCAAAAACCCGAATTTGTAGTATAATAGTACGGTATGCAAAAAAACACTCTGGAAAGGAAAATGATTATGAAGCAAGTCTTTTTATCAACTACGACAGAATTCAAAGAGATTGATTCGCTCGAATCAGGCACTTGGATCAATCTTGTCAACCCTTCCCAGAGTGAATCAATCGAAATCGCCAACGCCTTTGGTATTGACATCGCAGACCTGCGAGCACCGCTCGATGCAGAAGAAATGTCCCGACTTACGATCGAGGATGAGTATACACTGATCATCGTTGACGTGCCCATCACTGAGGAGCGGAATAACCAGACTTACTATGTCACGATCCCCCTTGGTATTATCATCACGGAAGAGGCTATTATTACCACTTGTTTGGAAAAATTACCTCTGCTGGACATCTTCATTCACAGGCGCCTGCGCAACTTCTATACTTTTATGAAGTCACGTTTCATCTTTCAGATTCTCTACCACAATGCCGAGCTGTATCTGACAGCCCTGCGCTCCATTGACCGCAAGAGTGAGCAGATTGAAAGTCAACTGCACAAGTCCACGCGAAATGAAGAACTGATTGAGCTTATGGAGTTGGAAAAGACCATCGTCTATTTCAAGGCCTCTCTCAAAACAAATGAGCGCGTGATTAAGAAGCTGACCAGCTCCACCAGCAATATCAAGAAATACCTAGAAGACGAGGACTTGCTGGAAGATACCTTGATTGAGACCCAACAGGCCATTGAGATGGCTGATATCTACGGCAACATCCTCCACAGTATGACAGAGACCTTTGCCTCTATCATTTCTAATAACCAGAACAATATCATGAAAGCCTTGGCTCTGGTGACCATCGTCATGTCTATCCCAACCATGATTTTCTCGGCCTATGGGATGAACTTCAAAAATAACGAACTGCCTCTCAACGGTGAACCACATGCCTTCTGGATTATCATGTTCATCGCCTTTGCCATGAGTGCTTCGGTCATGGCCTATCTCATGCACAAAAAACTATTTTAACCTTTAGAAAGAAGACCTATGTCACAAGTATCCCTCGACAAACTCAGCAAAAAAAACAAAGAATTTATCCATATCGCGACTAACCAGCTCTTACAAGACGGCAAATCCGATCAGGAAATCCAGACCATATTAGAAGGCATTCTGCCGGAAATCCTGGAAAACCAAACCAAGGGTATCACAGCCCGCGGCCTCTACGGAGCCCCAACTACTTGGGCAGCTTCTCTGACTGCAAAAGAGCGCTATGATGCCGAACATCCAAAAGAAAATGACGATCCTAAATGGATGATGCTGGACTCCGTCCTCTTTATCTTTGGTTTCTTTACCCTCCTGACCTCAATCGTCAATCTAGCTTCCTCTCAACCGTCTGTCTATGGGCTGACGACTCTCGTACTCGGAAGCATCGTCGGTGGCCTTTCTTTCTATGCCCTCTACCACTTTATCTACCGTTTCTACGGACCAGACAAAGACCGCAGCCAGCGCCCTAAGCTGCTCAAATCCATCCTGACCATGGCAGCGGCTATTCTCCTCTGGAGCATGTCCATCGTCCTGACTAGTCTCCTGCCTGAGTTCCTAAACCCCCGCCTGTCCAATATCGTAGTTGCTATTGTCGGCGCTATCGCCCTAGCCCTGCGCTTCTATCTCAAAAAACGCTTCAACATCAAGAGCGCGACTATGGGGCCAGGCAGATAAACGATAAAAAGAGGTTCGTTTGAGCCTCTTTTATTATGATATTTTGAACTTTTCCAAATCTATAATTTGATCGGCGCATTCAATAACTTGTTTTCGGTGAGATATCTGGATAATCAATGCTTGTGATTTTCTCTTATTTAAAAGATCCAATACTCTCCTCTCGTTAAATTGATCCAAAGACGATGTTGCTTCATCAAGAATAAGTATTTTCCTGTCTTCCAAAAGAGCTCTTGCAAGAGCCAAACGTTGCAATTGACCGCCAGAAAGTCTATTCTTATCTATGATTATCTCATTTAATTGATTACCACAATCTAACTCTTGCCACAAGCCTACATCATTCAGCACACTCCTGATTTTCTCATCCGAATATTCTTTCCCCATTTTTAAATTACTTATCAAACTATAACCATCAATGAAAAAAGTCTCCTGACTAACGTAACTTACTGAATTGTACCATTCTGCTATAGCAATATCTTTTAAATCAATATCTCCTATAAAAATCTTCCCGCTATTTATATCATAAACTTTCAACAATTGCTTGATAAAACTTGTCTTACCAACTCCACTAGGCCCTATAATTACTGCAATTTCCCCCAATTTTATATCCAGATTAATATGCTCTAGTAATCTAAAATCATCTATCTCTAAAGAGACATCCTCATATCTAATATTTTCTAAAGAAAATTCTCTAGCACTCACACTAAAATCCTGAGAATTTTCCGAGAAATTTTTCATAAGCTCAATTATATTAGTTAAAGCTCCTTTTTCTGCAGCAAAATTTCCAAGAGAGGTTGAAATAGCTAAAGTCGTTGGAACCAATTGATATAAATACATCATGAAAGAAATAAAAGTACCGACTGACAGAAGTCCTATTTTAATTTCGTAAAAACCTAAACTGAAGACCAAGACTATCAATGATAATAACAAACAATTGATTAAAGGCGCTAAAATAACACGATATTTTACCCCTTTTAAAGCATAATCATATAAGCGTTTATTTTCTAATTTTACATAACTAACGAAGGTACTCGTTGAATCACTAATTTTTATACTCAACAAAAAATTTAGAAGCTGAGACAATCTGTTATTTAGTATTGCAAGTTGATTCCGGAAACTATCAGCTAAGATTGCAAGTTTTTTGCCTATAAATTTAATAATAATTATTATACATATTGCAAAAACAATAACCAGTGATGTCAACTTCCAATCCATCACAAACAGCATGACAACTGCTCCTATCCACGATACAACATTTACAACGAAGCTTGGTAAAGTTGAAGAAATTACCTCTCCCAATATTTCAGTATCATTCACAACATGATTCACTGTTTCGTTAGTATTATAATCTTGAGCAACTCTTATTCTTAGATGTTCAATTCCATCAATTAACTTGGTTCTCAATTCGTAGACAGACTTTTCTCCCACTATCTCAATAATAGCATTACCAATTGTACCTAATAGTACATTCAGCGAGAATAAAAGAACTAAAATAGATACTTTTGAGTATTGAAATTGGCCTTTTACAAATTCATTAAAAAGTTCTCTTACAATTAGAGGAATCAGAATATTTACAGCAACTGAAAGCAGAAGTATAAATATTCCAATTCCTAAAAAATTACGATGAACGATATATCTATATAGAGACTTCATTATTATTCTTTTGACTCTTTTCTAGCATGTTTAACTATGATAAACACCAGCGAAGTAAGAATTATCTGAGTAATCAATGTTGATACTATACTTCCTACACTGGGAGAAAATGCGATGCCTGACTGATCGGTTTTTAGTATCTCTTGCCAAGGAAATAGCAAGCTATAGGGCAAAACTATCAAAGTAGCAATTATGGCTGAGGCTAAAATATTAAACACTGAAAATTTATTACTAATAGACTGGATGAAACGTCCCCCAACAAGCGCTAAAACGACCAAAGGTAACATTGTAGTTAGAACAACTAAAATACCTGCGCTTAGAGATAACCTAAAAACATAAGTAACTATCATTTCTAAAGTTAGGGCAGTTAAAATAAAATAATCAAATTTTTTCATTGTTTCTCTCCTTATTTAGATAAAGCAAACATAACTGTATCATAAACAAAATGCACAACAATACAGGAACTATATAAATGTGTATACCGATGTATCAAAGACAAGCCGATTCCTAATGGAAGCCTAATGAAAAGATTGCTAAAAAAATCAAAAGACTGATGACCTAAAAAAGCAAATAAACAAGCTTGAATAATAATGACCCAAACAAAATCAAATTCTTTTTTCAAATGAAACTCTACCAACCCTCTGAATAATAACTCTTCCGCAATAGAAGTTATTAAAAAAATTGATAAAAGCGTATACAATTGCTCCCTAGGATATTTATCAATGACATGTATAAGAACTATAAATGATACAAAGAAAGTGAAAAATATTAACAAAGCGTTCAATGGGCTCTTTTGCTTAAATTTGGAGGATCTTAAAAAATTTTCCCTATAAATACAATAATATAGGTAAAATACTATTAGAAATGCCAAAAGCAAACAGACTCTCGTAGACAAAAACAACATATCCACTGAAAGTTTATTACTGGCTATTATCAGGATAAGCAAGCTTCCAAACATTGACAACAGTAAGACTAGAACGACAAGACCCGCCGCTACTAAAACGTTTTCTAGTTTTCTTTTTGCCATCTTTTTACCTCAATAAATTCAGGACATTCTTTCTTGAAGCTGATACCGCTGGAAAATAGGTAAAAATAAAACAAATCACCGAAGGAACCAAGACAGCTGTGAGGATATTATCCCTTGTTACGATTAAACGAACCCCCATAGAATTTCCCAAAAGCTGACTAATGACAAGTACAAAAACCACTGAGATAAATGAGGAAATAAAAGCCAAAAATAATCCTTCAACGATAAATTGGTTGCGAATACTGGATTTTTTTGCCCCAAATGCTCTCCTGAGACCAATTTCACTCTTTCTTCCTGCGACAGATGAATAGGTTGCACTCATGACTCCAAAGCCTGCAACAATTAGAGAAATCCCAGCAACTCCGGCAATCAAATTAGTCGCTAGAGAGGTTGTTCGATTGATTTGACCTACCACTTGATGAAGATCTTCAATCTCATAGACACCCTTCTTTTTTGAGGAACCATAGCGTTCTAAATACTTGAGGACTTGCTTTTCAGCCTTGCTTTTACTTCCTCTATATTTGATTTTTGCTTGGTTAAAATGATTTCTGTAGCTAGTATTCCTAAGAAACATTTTCTCCGTCACTAATAAATCCGGTGTCTCCTCACTTCCCTGATAGACAGCACTTATCTTGTAGTAATCCCCACCTATTGAAACGAGTTCTCCCTCACTACTAGTTGTAGGAAACAGTTTTTTCGAAGCCGTGTCCTTAATAGCAATTTCATTTCCGTTTGATTGCTGAATCTCGCTTAGGGCTTTCCCACTAATAACTTTAATATCATTATTCTTCTCATTATATTTTGATGAGAGTTGATCATAATTCACAACGCTTCCATCCATACTCCTATCTCCAAGGAGGTGAACAGAAACTGTGTTGAGCTGAGGATTAATTGAGAGTTCTACATTTTGAATATTAGCAAATCCCATCAATCTCTGTCTATCATTCTCAGTAAATCCAGCCCCATCCTTATAATTTGTACAATTAATAGTAAAGGTCTTCCGTCCTCCAGTGACCGAATTTAACTGTTGAACAATCGACTGGCCTACTCCATTTCCTAGGCTAAGCACAAGCAAGAGACTCACAACTCCTATAACCAAGGATCCTATCGTCAGTAACGACTGCCTTTTATTAGCACTCAAGGATTTAAACAGACTCTTTAAAAGAAAGGTAAGTCTCATCTCTTTTCTCCCTTCAGTCTTCTGTCAATACTCCGTCAACAATGTGCAGAGTCCTGTCCGCTGTAGATGCAGCTTCCAAGGAGTGGGTAACCATAATAACTGTTTTACCAGTCTGATTAATCTTTTTCAAAATGCTGAGAATCTTCTGCGACATCTTTGAATCTAAGGCACCCGTCGGTTCATCAGCAATAATTATTTCTGGATTATTAACCAAAGCCCTAGCAATAGCTATCCGTTGTTGCTGACCTCCGGATAGATTAGTCGGGTATTCATTTATTTTTTCTTCCAACTCTACCATAGCCAGCAAGTCTCTAATATGCCGATCAGACAT
This window of the Streptococcus sanguinis genome carries:
- a CDS encoding ABC transporter ATP-binding protein, translating into MKSLYRYIVHRNFLGIGIFILLLSVAVNILIPLIVRELFNEFVKGQFQYSKVSILVLLFSLNVLLGTIGNAIIEIVGEKSVYELRTKLIDGIEHLRIRVAQDYNTNETVNHVVNDTEILGEVISSTLPSFVVNVVSWIGAVVMLFVMDWKLTSLVIVFAICIIIIIKFIGKKLAILADSFRNQLAILNNRLSQLLNFLLSIKISDSTSTFVSYVKLENKRLYDYALKGVKYRVILAPLINCLLLSLIVLVFSLGFYEIKIGLLSVGTFISFMMYLYQLVPTTLAISTSLGNFAAEKGALTNIIELMKNFSENSQDFSVSAREFSLENIRYEDVSLEIDDFRLLEHINLDIKLGEIAVIIGPSGVGKTSFIKQLLKVYDINSGKIFIGDIDLKDIAIAEWYNSVSYVSQETFFIDGYSLISNLKMGKEYSDEKIRSVLNDVGLWQELDCGNQLNEIIIDKNRLSGGQLQRLALARALLEDRKILILDEATSSLDQFNERRVLDLLNKRKSQALIIQISHRKQVIECADQIIDLEKFKIS
- a CDS encoding CPBP family intramembrane glutamic endopeptidase, with amino-acid sequence MAKRKLENVLVAAGLVVLVLLLSMFGSLLILIIASNKLSVDMLFLSTRVCLLLAFLIVFYLYYCIYRENFLRSSKFKQKSPLNALLIFFTFFVSFIVLIHVIDKYPREQLYTLLSIFLITSIAEELLFRGLVEFHLKKEFDFVWVIIIQACLFAFLGHQSFDFFSNLFIRLPLGIGLSLIHRYTHLYSSCIVVHFVYDTVMFALSK
- a CDS encoding ABC transporter permease, whose protein sequence is MRLTFLLKSLFKSLSANKRQSLLTIGSLVIGVVSLLLVLSLGNGVGQSIVQQLNSVTGGRKTFTINCTNYKDGAGFTENDRQRLMGFANIQNVELSINPQLNTVSVHLLGDRSMDGSVVNYDQLSSKYNEKNNDIKVISGKALSEIQQSNGNEIAIKDTASKKLFPTTSSEGELVSIGGDYYKISAVYQGSEETPDLLVTEKMFLRNTSYRNHFNQAKIKYRGSKSKAEKQVLKYLERYGSSKKKGVYEIEDLHQVVGQINRTTSLATNLIAGVAGISLIVAGFGVMSATYSSVAGRKSEIGLRRAFGAKKSSIRNQFIVEGLFLAFISSFISVVFVLVISQLLGNSMGVRLIVTRDNILTAVLVPSVICFIFTYFPAVSASRKNVLNLLR